The nucleotide window TAAGTAAAGAAGAATCTTCATCTTTATGGAGTGAATCTCTGCCATCATCCATCAGTTGCATCATCATCACCTCTTGAATTATCCTTGTTCTATCTGATCTCCCATTACCATTAACAGTCACAGCTAGAGTAAAGAGGAGCCAAACAATCATGTGCCGGTACAACACAAGAAACCATCTATGTTTCACAATTGCCTAATTATTTTGTTTGTCATTACCAAAAATATGACATGTAGATTGATTTGATGACTAGCTAAACTTGATTGTCTGCTTCTATTTTGTGTTGTTATTTGTTTGATTTTTGTGTTGTAAAATTCATGGATAAATgaaattataatttatttattcttttttaatGATGGAATTAGTAACAGGATGCCGTAGGTGGACCCACTCAAATGGTCCACCCTGATATTTTGTTATCTACACCTTATCCATAGCTAGTGACTGGGCATGTTTCTATAGAAAAACACATTAGATACATTTATTTAATCATCCCTACAGTTTAGTGTAGTTTTTCTATCCAAAATGGTGCAACATTATACTCTTGTTGAGTCCTACCAAAAATGAAGAGGCTGTTTGGCATCTCTAGTTATAAGAGCTTATTTGCTTGTTATAAAAGAATTagcttttattttaaaaataaatcatttgattattttctaattttatcacttaaacaaaaaataaataaatttagaacCTAACATAggaaccttttaaaaaaataagcgaTAGAGAGGTCATATTTTTTTAGGAGTTTAATTGACTTAAAGTGGGCAGACATCTTTAGCTAAATTTTGAACTAAAGTTTGTCCTTGAAATTTTTAGATAATTATCATCTtgttctcttctcttctctttacaatcGCTAAGGTGGGCCCGTAAGATGAACGACGTATATTAAAGGTGGggtcctacatgatgaatggtccacatcaaggtaagCCTACATAATTAATGCACAATCACATCAAAGGTGatcccaaatgatggatggtccacattaaaagtGGGACCCCTATGATgtatggtggacattgaaggtgggaccataTGATAGAAAGTTGACAACAAAAGTAGGTCCATACGATGACTCGCCCATACTGAAGGTTAGGcaccacttgatgaatggtccacatcaaagtgggcccacataatgcatggttcatatcaaaggtgagtcccacctaatggatggcccATGGCCTACACAACGGATGGTCCACAACAAAAGGTGGACCTTTTTTTTATAgatgatggacatcaaaggtggacccgcATGATGAATAACCTATGTTGAAGGtggggacccatttgatgcacggTTCAcgttaaaggtgggcccaaataatgcacagttcacatcaaaggtgggacccacattatggAATGACggatattgaaggttgggccacatgatggacaatggacattaaaggtgggctcacatgatgaacgacccatatttaaagtaggccccacataatgaatggtccccACCAAGGTGAGCCTCTCATAATGGATGACTCACATCAACACTTTACCCTTGGAGATGTACAATCCAcatgaaaatgggccccacctaatggataaTCTACATCCAATATTGTCTCGCATGATGGACTGACTTGTGTCCAAAATGGTCCAACAtggtggatgatccacatagaaggtgtgccccacatgatggatggtggtcatcaaaagtgagccccacatgatggacaacccgcatcaaatttggggcccacatgatggacacatCAAACGTGGACTCCAcctgatgggtagtggacattgaagggccccacataaagggcaattagcattgatggtgggccctatattatggatgacctacatcaaggtgggccccaaaagatGGATGACCTATATCAAGGgccccccacatgatggacaatccacatcaaaggtcaacccctgatgataaatggtccacatccaagatggggctcgcatgatggatgacctactttgaaggtttggcctacacaatggatggtccacatcagtgGTAGGCTCTATATGATAGATGATCCACCTCCAACGTCCAACATAATGAACAACCCAATTGTCTTGAAACATGAAGatcatagccatccattttttgcCATTAGGGGCAATATCCGTATATGatgagatccaccaaaacaaaAGTCCAGATTATTCTTACAGTAGATTTGTTGTAATTTTTGAAAAGTGATATCAActacctcaaaaaaaaaaaaaaagtttatttgaaggttttatcaaacatgtttatttcaaataataaaatttttaattaaaaaaataattttaccaAATAAGCTTATTTAAATAAAGCTAGAATAAAAGAACTTATCATAACTCTTATTTAGAATCTTATTGAATTAGATTAGAGATGGTATTTGAGGCCAAAGTTATATACAGCACTTGGTTGCATTGCGTAACTTGAACAATCAAATAGATCATTGAATTTGAAACTATCAAACATTTCAAGATCTACCataccaaaatcagattgatctaatGATCAAATGCATGATAGATTCAACCTTGCTTTATAGCCATTCCTTTCCAAACGCATGGATggtatggttaggattgcctaaccgaagtgattctttagaaacgTAAGCAATCCATGGTGGCAACTATCAAATAGCTGGAACGAATTGTTGGTTagacttcttcttctctctctttatttatttatttatacaaaTGATGTTGACCATCTATATTAGGGGTTGTCGATGAGATTGTCAAGATTATCAGATCATTGTAATATTTGCATGCTAGTCCATAAATATGTGGCGGAGTTAATGGACAGCCTAAATCAATCGATTGGATTGTTCAACTGTCCCAATATGAGAGAACTCAAGCATCTCTCTTTTAACTTATTTATATATCTTTTAATGGAGAAAGTGTATAGGGTGCGCCGATTCTAGCCTGATTTTTTCGATGAGTCTTTCTAAGATCCGAGCCATTTATCAAGCAGTGTGCACTTTGAACATATCTTGCACTAAAAATAATATTAGCAGATCATCAAGAAGATCACAGTTGCATAGGAAAAATCAATACTAATAAATAAAAGTTAAATGGTCCATTTAATATAAATCCGTGGTTACCATGATGAGTGTTGtaccttttttttatatatgcatGATCATCTATTTAATGAATGACTTGAATCGATCATGTGTGTCATCTTATAGTGGGAACTAGGTCCTGCATGGTAGCATGATGCAGGCTCCCCATTGTATGAAAACCAAGCTAACTACTAGCTTCAAAATTGGCATTTTGCATTTTGTTGACCTTGGCCCACTTTGAAGGTTAGCCCCACACGATgtatggttcacatcaaaggccACATTATGGGCAGTGATTGATGATGGGTTCTATACGATGGATGACCACATTAAGGTGGTCCCCAAAGGTTGAGCTATAATGATGAATGACCTCCATCCAAGGTTCATTCCATATGATGGACAACTCACTTTGAAGGTGGAGCCCACACGATCAACGGTCTATATCAAAGTGAGTTCCACATGTtggcagtggacattgaaggtaggccccacatcatGGACAATTAACATCAATGGTGCcccatggatggcccacatcaagatGATCCACACAAATGGTTGCTTCACATTAAAGCTcagcccttaatgatgaatggtccacatccaaggcatGCCctgcatgatagatggtccacttAGAAGATTGGGCCCACACGatagatagtccacatcaaaggtgggcttcacatgatgggaaGTGGACAACAAAGCGCATCCCACCTGGATAATAATTACAATGATTGTGGGctatacatgatagatgacccCACTTCAAGATATGCCCCATATAATGAGCAttctacatcaaaggttggcttttaatgatgaatgacccacatctaatTTAGgcacatgcatgatggatggcccactatAAAGTTGGGCCCTACATTATGAACAATCGACATTAAGCTTGGTCTACATGATAGATGATCTGTATCTAACGTCCAACATAATATAgataacccacatcaaaggtgggcctgcatgatTGCCACATCATGgagtggcatataaacatcattgtgggccctatgcAATTAATGGTGTCCATCTTATACCAACTTTTTCTTAAGGTGTAGCTTAACTGCATTTTCCATGGTCATGATTTTTTGGTTATGGTAAGTAATTAGGCAACGGAGCCGATGGACATGGTAGATCTTATAAAGGTATACATGACTAGCTATGCTAGCCCTGGCGGATTCACTGCAACTAGAGCTAtacatgagtcgaaccaagtcgaccTTTGCTCGGCTCGGTCTTCGAGCCCAACTAGccagcttggcttgactcggttcggtcagcagctcaggctaattcgagttgagtttgagcctgTGCGGCATCTTCTCAAATACATGGAGtataccttcaatttctcacaatatgcaaaacaacaataacaatttacaggtatttcatcaaacacttagcaggcaccatcaaaatcaagatataatgATAGTTTCATAATGAAATGTTTCTTTTTtagtagtgatttgtttcatatccataccttcttcGTCACCAGCCAATCTCGTGGAGAATATATACACCTGAAACAACaccttgttgagtcatttcattaaacaaggtgagcaatgtcaatatcaaaataattgagtcactGAACTTGTTTGATCTGATTTTGATTCGAGTTGCGGTTCGATATGAGTCGATTCAAGCTCGGATTTGATTCAAAGTTTTTCtgaactccaaaaatcagctcaactcggctcgaactcaatttcaaaccgagttgaatcgagttttTTCGAGTCTAGTTGAGccagttaaccgagctaacttggttcatgtacagctctagttgCAACCCTGCATCCAGCCAAGTGGATCTGATGGTGACTGTGGAGCCTACCTCCGTGTATGCATTGTGTACCCACACTATTCATTTATTTTACcagtttattttaagacatgatccaaaaaatgaagcaaatacaaatttAAAGTGCACCACATCACACAAAACAAAGGTCATTGAAGAAATCTTACCACTAAAATCTTTTACAGGTTGACCAGTACTcctttcccatccaacctgttagtaaTGCtgtaaaacacaaatttcagcttgatccaaaactgcaaTACCCCGAGAAACAAAGCTTTTAATGATGGAAATTCAATCCCtaatatgtggtccacctgagatttgtatctgcttcatatTTTTTTGTTTAACATATcctaagctggaaaaacagatagaccacacatacatcgaggtaggcCCCACGGCACCCACCCGGCTGAACCAGGTTGCACCTAATCCACGAGAAATACTTTGAAACAATGATACGACAATGGATGATAAGCCGGCAGTAAAAAATTACTGAGAAATTGCTCACGTGGCATAtgcataattcaaaataaaccgtccaaaaATCATGGGAATTTATTTAGATGTATTGGACGGCAGAGATGAAAAGTATCCAATGatcttatttaaaaagaaaaaaaggccgACGAACCAGGGATTAGTATTGTTCAATTAAccttatttttataatttaactTAATAAAAGCAGTGGATTGGACTTTATCCGGTCTAGTTTTGGGTTAATAAAAGCCACGTGTACcattttctaagtgcctgcgtatcaagcatcatacgcagCCGGAGTACCAAATAACTCCTCTACATATACACCATACACACACCAAGCGTCCTCTTCGATCTCaaccagaaaagaaaaagaaaaaacaaattttagggttgatcccaaaattgaagtaaatccaaagctcaagtggaccattacacaggaaacagtgtggaataatgatttccaccgttgaaaccttcctagggtctaaagtaatttttatttgtcatccaacctgttcataagatcacagagacacggatgaagagaaaccacgaaatcagcttgatccaaaacttctttgcctccaaaaaattttcaatggcagaggttcaatcaaactatttcctgtggtgtggtccacttgagattttaattttattattttttgggatcaagacataaaattatatgttaacatggattaacggagtggataaaataaataaataacaatggaccccacacagtttactcagtacgctaagggtactacgttactcagtacgcaatccgcttccgccggagtatcaaataactcctctacATATACACGATACACACACCAAGCGTCCTCCTCGATCTCAaccagaagaaaaagaaaaaacagaagaaaaagaaagagagaagagaaaatgaTCTGGTTGGAAGCAGTTCTTCCATTAGGAATCATAGCTGGAATGCTTTGTGTTATGGGAAATGCTCAGTATTACATACACAAGGCTGCCCATGGCAGGGTATGATTTTTAAATGaaatccaatttttattttttttttcagggtttttttttttcttttgtaatttgaatgatttttatttttatttatttattattctgaAACAGCCAAAGCATATTGGAAGTGATATGTGGGATGTTGCTATGGAAAGGAGGGATAAGAAGATTATGGAGATGATGTCTTCTGCTGCTCAAGATTGAaggtcaaatctctctctctctctctctctctctct belongs to Magnolia sinica isolate HGM2019 chromosome 8, MsV1, whole genome shotgun sequence and includes:
- the LOC131253674 gene encoding NADH dehydrogenase [ubiquinone] 1 alpha subcomplex subunit 1 is translated as MIWLEAVLPLGIIAGMLCVMGNAQYYIHKAAHGRPKHIGSDMWDVAMERRDKKIMEMMSSAAQD